In a single window of the Methanobacterium formicicum DSM 3637 genome:
- the cas8a1 gene encoding type I-B CRISPR-associated protein Cas8b1/Cst1 has translation MSEVIYDFTGNPFVDAGIWALSQWVEKNPENLSKNDLESSINDIVGLYIEKKWSKSLYSIFPNNPIINPSIKGEIRKKEAYFKLLKSLIDKIESLGEFGDCISCGRRNIDTRFFKSQIPLTGSGGMINYFSYGTSGADYCPACIFAVQFSPLIIYSCGNMLLMHSNSRKLMGYWSKKAVSNVKKQISSKNYTGCFDEGFKNPKNALFHIIQDIILKHDERWYSENPSINFYYFTNYIQGPNLEIYSIPTPVFRFLAYIPQHEKFPEWLRIVRRGYKFVNWEKVKEENEYKNNPNTVYENLLSGKSIIGFFINRKNREALGGWDLLKHYLEEVRNMDENRIETIKKVGDELAEYIKSSDDINTLKKLETASNYKNYRNILRIIIKKRIKNGVDKPLFSFDEYVKNLFPEGNLTWRETQDLILFRIYEVLHDWIIQQGVSEELIINEDEEEAAENV, from the coding sequence ATGAGTGAGGTTATTTATGATTTTACGGGAAATCCATTTGTTGACGCAGGTATTTGGGCTTTGAGTCAATGGGTTGAGAAAAATCCCGAAAACTTAAGCAAAAATGATTTAGAATCATCTATTAACGATATAGTTGGTTTATATATTGAAAAAAAGTGGTCTAAATCTCTTTATTCCATTTTTCCTAACAATCCTATTATTAATCCATCTATTAAAGGAGAAATTAGAAAAAAAGAAGCATATTTTAAGTTATTAAAAAGTTTAATTGATAAAATAGAGAGCTTAGGGGAATTTGGAGATTGTATATCTTGTGGGAGACGAAATATAGATACAAGATTCTTTAAATCACAGATTCCATTAACAGGTTCTGGCGGAATGATAAACTATTTTTCATATGGAACAAGTGGGGCGGATTATTGTCCTGCATGTATATTTGCAGTTCAATTTTCTCCTTTGATAATCTATTCTTGTGGAAACATGTTATTAATGCATTCAAATTCTAGAAAGTTAATGGGGTACTGGTCTAAAAAGGCAGTTAGCAATGTTAAAAAACAGATATCATCAAAAAATTATACTGGTTGTTTTGATGAGGGATTCAAAAATCCTAAGAATGCTCTTTTCCATATCATCCAAGATATAATCTTAAAACATGATGAAAGATGGTACTCTGAAAATCCATCCATTAATTTTTACTACTTTACAAATTACATTCAAGGGCCTAATTTAGAAATATATAGTATTCCAACGCCAGTTTTCAGATTTTTAGCTTATATTCCTCAACATGAGAAATTCCCGGAATGGTTGAGGATTGTAAGGCGAGGCTATAAATTTGTGAATTGGGAAAAGGTGAAAGAAGAAAATGAGTATAAAAATAATCCAAACACAGTTTATGAAAATCTTTTAAGTGGGAAATCCATCATTGGATTCTTTATTAACCGAAAAAATAGGGAAGCTTTAGGAGGATGGGATCTTCTGAAACATTACCTGGAGGAGGTAAGAAATATGGATGAAAATAGGATAGAAACAATTAAAAAAGTTGGGGATGAACTTGCAGAGTATATAAAGTCGTCAGATGACATTAACACTTTGAAAAAGTTAGAAACAGCAAGTAATTACAAAAATTATCGCAATATTCTACGGATTATAATTAAAAAAAGGATTAAAAATGGGGTAGATAAACCATTGTTTTCTTTTGATGAATATGTTAAGAATTTATTCCCGGAAGGAAATTTAACTTGGAGGGAAACCCAGGATCTTATACTTTTTAGGATTTATGAAGTTTTGCATGATTGGATAATCCAGCAGGGAGTTTCAGAAGAATTAATTATCAATGAAGATGAAGAGGAGGCGGCAGAAAATGTCTAA
- the cas6 gene encoding CRISPR-associated endoribonuclease Cas6, which translates to MRLQISLKAPNDYLIPYNYNHILSAIIYRKIADLDLASQLHASKDFKHFTFSQINIPSRRPSKNGLISRDGKFHFYISSPHDYLIQSMVEGYLENPEINFKGDRLMVEQVELLKQPDFKKKMKMKTMSPVITRVKREDGRIWDLNPGDLRFYTALQQNLIRKYNSFYDDAYNGDEYVKIVPDMESVKRKRITIDKNGTQTYHRAYLMHFDMEADERLVKFAYDCGIGEKNSMGFGMVEMNNGEK; encoded by the coding sequence ATAAGACTTCAAATATCATTAAAAGCACCAAATGATTATTTAATTCCTTATAATTATAACCATATTCTTTCTGCCATTATATATCGTAAGATAGCAGATCTTGACTTAGCCAGTCAGCTCCATGCTTCTAAGGACTTCAAGCATTTTACTTTTTCTCAGATAAACATTCCTAGCCGTAGACCCTCCAAGAATGGTCTGATCTCCAGGGATGGTAAGTTCCATTTTTACATATCCTCACCTCATGACTATTTGATACAAAGTATGGTGGAAGGTTACCTGGAAAATCCAGAGATCAACTTCAAAGGAGACAGGCTCATGGTGGAACAGGTTGAGCTTTTGAAGCAGCCTGATTTTAAGAAGAAGATGAAAATGAAGACCATGTCTCCGGTAATTACCAGGGTAAAACGTGAAGATGGTCGGATATGGGATCTTAATCCTGGAGACTTAAGATTTTACACTGCACTGCAGCAGAACCTCATTCGTAAGTACAATTCATTTTATGATGATGCATATAATGGTGATGAGTACGTTAAAATTGTTCCTGACATGGAATCAGTGAAGAGGAAACGGATTACCATTGATAAGAATGGTACTCAGACATATCATAGGGCTTATTTGATGCATTTTGACATGGAGGCGGATGAAAGACTGGTTAAGTTTGCTTATGATTGTGGAATTGGGGAGAAGAATAGTATGGGGTTTGGGATGGTTGAAATGAATAATGGGGAGAAATAA